In Quercus robur chromosome 11, dhQueRobu3.1, whole genome shotgun sequence, the following proteins share a genomic window:
- the LOC126704686 gene encoding uncharacterized protein LOC126704686, producing the protein MSHQQGQKEQPPHGEGQRGGPGAQGPGQHGGPGAQGPGQLGGPGGRGEGQGQPGGRGFGEGQKDGQGQGPQGPGNQGGRGQEGGHGGGGGGGGGETDAYVMVLNFSSCNDSVSYMMFSSL; encoded by the exons ATGTCTCATCAGCAGGGTCAGAAGGAGCAACCACCACATGGTGAGGGACAACGTGGAGGTCCTGGTGCTCAAGGACCTGGGCAACATGGAGGTCCTGGTGCTCAAGGACCTGGGCAACTTGGAGGCCCCGGCGGACGTGGTGAAGGTCAAGGACAGCCTGGCGGACGTGGTTTTGGCGAGGGACAGAAAGATGGGCAAGGTCAGGGTCCTCAAGGACCTGGCAATCAAGGTGGCCGTGGTCAGGAAGGAGGTcatggaggtggaggtggaggtggaggtggag AAACTGATGCTTATGTAATGGTTCTGAACTTCTCATCTTGTAATGATTCTGTATCGTATATGATGTTCTCATCTTTGTGA